DNA sequence from the Alkaliphilus metalliredigens QYMF genome:
AATCGTGTTTAGCCGATGGGCGATGACGAACACGGTTTTTCCCTGCATCAAGCGCTTGAAAGCACGCTGGATTTCTCGTTCATTATCTGCATCCAGACTGGAGGTGGTTTCGTCCAGCAACACAATGGGGGCGTTTTTCAAAAGTGCCCTGGCTATGGAAACCCTTTGCCGTTCCCCGCCCGAAAGCGTTGAGCCTCCTTCTCCGATTACCGTATCATAGCCCTGTTCCATAGCGACTATCAAGTCGTGGCAGTGGGCAGCTTTTGCAGCCTCGATAATTTCATCCTCTGTGGCCTCAGGCTTACCGATTTTAATATTGTTACCCACGGTATCATGGAGCAGGTACACATCCTGAAACACCACCGCAATTTGAGAAGCCAGTGCGTCCGGCGAAACGTCCTTGATGTCCTGCTGGTTTATTGTGATACTGCCCTCCGTAACATCCCCAAAACGAGAGATCAGGCTCATGATTGTTGTCTTTCCGGCTCCGGAGCGGTGTTTGCAATATATAAACCTAATCCATGATGTCCAGTTTTTGTTCTACTTTCATTTTCCATAAAAAACTGCTCTTTTCCATACCTTAACATCTTTTTAGAAAAACCGTTGCCCTGATCTATTACTTGGATAGTTAGTTCACAATTATCCGCGGCACCATACATGGCAATAGTTGATCCGTTTGGAGAAAAGTCAAAAGCATTTATAATAATATTCATCATTGCACGTTCTAATTCATTTTCATTTCCTTTTATATATTGATTTTCTTCAATATCTATTTTCCAAACTAAGTTAATATTTTTTATTTTACTTAAAGCCTCGCTTTGACTTTTTAAAGAATTTAGCACTTTTATAACCTTGATATTTTCATTTGGATGTTCTTTATCAATTTCATTTTTTGTAAAAGTCAATAATTCTTGAATATATTCATGCATTTGTTCACTGCTTTCCTTTATATAATTGCAGTAGTTTTTTTGCTCCTTCGTCAATTCTGTTTCCTTAAGTAATTCGGTATTACCTTTAACTATAGTAAGAGGGTTTTTTATATCATGAGCCAAAGCTGAAACCTGTTCCCTCTTTTGCTTCTCTAATAACCATTGTTCCTCCAACGCAATCTTTAAAGAGTTTTTCATCTTTTCAATCCCTTTAAGGACCATACCTATCTCTTCTATATTACTATTGCCTACGTTAAAATCTAAGTTCTGTTCTTGTATTTTTTCCGTTGTTATTAGAAGGGCTTTTAATTCACTATTAACCCTTTTCGCAAATCTATTAGACCACAAGACAATTATTGTAATAAGTTGAAGAAAAAACAAAAATATAATAGCTACTTCTGCATTAGGTAAAACGCTCCTCAATTTTTCACTTCTAAAATGCATAGTTAATGGATAGTTAATAATCAATATATCCTTTTCTCTTGCAATACTAATAATATAATTTGATAAACCTATTGACTTATCCCCTTTACTATAACTATCCCAATTTATTTTTTTATTCTCTGAAGAAAAATTTCCATATAAAAAGTGTCCATCTTCTGAATAAACGCCAAAACTACTCATTGGTGTTAATAAATCCATTGTTACCTTAGGTGTATTCTTTAGTTCCTCATAATTCTTTTGAATCACTTTTTCAGAATAATTTGCTGGATACACCATTGAGGCTGAAGCAAATAGGGAATAATTAACTAACAATAAAATAATAATTAAAACCATATAGAACCTTTGTCTTTAGGATATAAAAATACTCCTTTATAGGATAAGATTTTCTCTCTTGTAATTACTTGAGCAGAAATAATAGCTAGCATTCCTGGAAGAAACATAGTATACCACCAGTTATATGCTCCACTTTGACCTCCACCCCATAAAACACATAATAAAAGTGTAAATAATGGTGCGATCACAACAAAATTATTCGTAGTTGTTCTTTTACTCTTTTGAAACTCTGCTTCATTCCCATAGAAAAATTTTTTACTTTCTTTTTACCTGAAATGATTTTCGAGTAATATTTCTCCGGAGGATGGTTTCATAATGCCTGTAATCATTTTTAATATAGTTGATTTTCCTGCACCATTTGGTCCGAGTAAACCATAGACAGAATTCTTCCTAATAGATAACGAAACATTATTTACAGCTATTTCATTCTTAAACTTTTTGGTTAAGCCCTTTACCTCTAAAATATAATCTGACATCTTAATTACCTCCTAATTTCATCTTGTATTTAATCCATAATTAAATTATAAAAGGTAATTATAAGGATTCTGTAAGGATTTATAATAAATATAGAATATTCAAGCTGTATAGTTTCATACAAATACATGAATGAGCAGAAAATATCAAATATTGTTCTATCCTTTCTTGTAAAATAAATATGAAAGGTAAGGTGATTATTTTGAAAACAACCACTGCTTATTATAAAAATTTTGAAGGAGACAGCTATCAGATTGGAGTATCGCTTGGAAAATGGGCGTTGTCCCAGCCTGAAATGCTCAAAGCCATGTTGCTTCCTGCAAATGCGTACCCTCAAAAAAAATTGCAGGAAATCACAGATCTACTGGATAAATATTGCAGAGGTGCCAATGAGGAAATACAGGGATTTGCTGATACTGTTGGCATTGAGCTCGGTCAAGCATTGTTTTACGCCATGACATATTTAGAGCGCGGATGCAGCTTGATGGCTGCATTACCTGCCAAAACTGAGGAGGGACATACTATCCTTGCGAGAAATTATGAGTTCTCCGATGAAATGTAGGAGAAATGTGTCAAAAACAGTTTACTGGAGGAAAATACGCACGGTTTACCCACACCGGCAAGGTAGATACATTGCTTCAATCCTATCAATATATCTGGGGAACATGGCTATTTGTCAGCAATGTAGAGTTGGAAGTACAGGATGATTTTGAATGCTATAATGAACGGTTTCTAGGCGCAGATAACCTTCAATCTCAGATTGATATTTATTTTCCGATTAAATAGTGGCTATAAAATGAGTCCTGAACGAACAGAGATGTATTGTCTGTTCTTGTATAAAAAACGGCACACAATGATAAAGCCGTTGCATCTTTAATACGATGCAACGGCTATTAACATTATAATGCGAGTATAGTCCAGTCCATACTCGCATAAAGGCAAAGGCAGTGGTCTAATTTGTTTCATATCGTATCTCCTTAGAATTTATATTTGCGTGGTGATATTTGGATTTTTGTATAGTATAATAAAATTAAAAATCAAGTCGCCTTTGGTGATAAGGCCGTCGCTCTTTATCAAAAAGCTTTTGATCCTGACATTCTCAGTAGTTACCCAAATAGTGATGGCACATTTTTTCATGCTGAACTTGATATTCAGGGAGAGATATGAGCAGTCGCAGAACGCAATTCAGCACATGCCATTGAGGGTGAAACCATTACAGGCAATGTCATGCAGTTTTGTTTGGATTATGGCGAAGGCAATGAGGGTATGGTAAGAAAAGCATATGAAGCACTTAAAACAGATGATAAAATCATCATCCCCCTTGCGCTACGTGAATATAGTCCCCTCATGGTAGACTTAATTGACAAATATGGCATCCGTTGGTGTCTTTTTGATTTCTAAAATTCAAGATCGAAAACTTGCCTTTATTGCAAAAGCTGGTTTCCCATTATAGGAGACCAGCTTTTGCAATCATTATCCATCTGTTTTTTTCTACTCATTTAAAAAACTCACGTGATTTACATTTAACTTTTGATAGATAATTACTAGAGGTATACAAACAACACGGTATGCTCATAATCTCCCTGAAATTCGAATTCACTATACACATTTTTCAAACATTGGTTCAATATACTCTCTAATCAGTTTTATTCTATCCTTAGCTCGTGGCATAGAAAGAGAAGCTATCGAAACTAGCATTTGATTTTTCTATTGACATAAATCACATTTCCACCATCTCCTAAAGCTGCATAGATATGTTCTTTATCATCAACAATCCACCACAGATAGCCATACGACAGCCTTCTTCAGCGACTATGTTCCTTTGTACTCTCATCTATCCACCATTCCGGTATAATTTGTTTCTCATTCCACATTCTGCCATTTAAGTACAATTGACCTATTTTTGCCATATCCATAGGGGTCAAAATAAGACCCCAGCCTGCTGTATTTATCCCTTGCGAGTCGACAACCCAACCGCTAACATTATTATCTTGGAAAAACGCAATATGTTCTTCTTTATTGCGTAACACCACATTGTGTTCAATGACAATCACCGAATTGCCACTGGCAACCAGCTGATCTAATAGCTTTAATAGCAATGCCGTATCATACAGGCTAAGTCCCGTCGTTGGTTCATCTAACACATAGAGCATATTGCCCTTTAACTGCCGTCCCAGCTCTTTGGCAAGCTTCACTCTCTGTGCCTCCCCACCACTTAAAGACGAAGATGGCTGACCAAGTGTTAAGTACCCCATTCCCATCTCCTCTAAGATACGCAGAGGTTTCACAATGCTATTTAGATCTACAAAGAAGAACAAAGCTTCGCCAATGCTCATCTCTAATACATGGATAATTGTTTTCCCTTTATAGTCTACCAAAAGACTTTCTTCATTAAATCGTTTGCCATGACACGTTTGGCAGAGCTTATCTACGGAAAAATCAGAGGTCAGAAAGATCCTTTCATAACCACTCCCCCCACAGTCTAGACATGCTCCTTTCGAATTAAAAGAAAAATGTCCGGCACTCATATTTCTTATTTTTCTTCCGGCTGTTCTGCAAAAAGTTCCCGGATTTTATCCCCGATACCAATATAAGAGACGGGTGTAGAACTGGTGCTTCTTCCAATGGGCTCTTGGGATATATTTACAAAACTACTAATCTGATCTATACCGGTTAGCCCAGTTGCATGACCATATTTCCTGGCACTGGCAAGACGTTTCAAAAGCGTCTCCTCAATCAGAGAACTCTTACCACTTTCGGATAATTCAGCAATACCAACCATGGCATGAAGTGGAAATACTACTGTTAAGTCTTTTAAATAATGGGTATTGCCATGTTCCAGGGTAAGACAGTCTTCCTTATCAAACGTATCCCTTCTGACCTTCCTCTCTGACATTGTACATTTTCCAAAAATATACTTGCTAAGCAGAGTATCTACTTTCTCATATCCTCCATAACCACCCTGGTAGACCACCGTTCCACCTTCTATTCCTGCTTTCGGACCAATCTCGATAATATGTTCGGCATAACAAATGAATTTTTTGTTTAAAAGATACACCATGCTATAATAAAAACAGAGCATCACAAATATCGCAAGGGCTGGTGAATATTATGGAATTAAAACAACTGCAGTATTTCCAGGTATGTGCAGAGCAAAATTCATTAACCAGAGCAGCGGAGATATTGTATACGACACAACCTAATGTCAGTATGGCAATCCGTGCATTGGAAAAAGATGTGGGGGCAAAGCTGTTTATTCGAAAATCTAAAGGTGTTGAATTAACAGAGTGTGGCAGAAGAATTTATGATTATGCTATGAACGTGCTCAAAAATGTAAATTTAATTTCGGAGACTGGACGCATGAGCGATCAGATGACCTTTAGCATTGCTACTAATCCCAGTAGCAATATGGCCGTTCTCTTTTCACAGTTTTACCAAAAAAACAACTCATCTGGAATCCATTTTCGCTATACAGAGTGCGGTGCTGAACAGATGATTGAGATGCTCCATGACAGAAAATATGAACTAGGATTTGTTTTTGTGGCCGAGAATAAACGAAGGGCGTTATCTCAAATTCTGGAGAGGAAGCATCTAGAATTCATTCCCTTAGTGATGACAGATATGGTTCTATATGTAGGAAAAGAGAATCCACTATATGGCAGGTCGTCTATCCTCCCCCAAGAACTCTTGAGTCTTCCCTTCGCTCAATTGGAGGAGGATTATTTTACCATAAATGATATGTTGGAAAGTTTGATGCCAAATCAAGTTAATGGGAATATGTTAGAGCGTGTCATGGTGACGAACAGCAATCATGTCATGATTCAAATGCTTAAACATACAAATTTATGTAATCTTGGTAGCTACTGGCTTAGAGACGTATATCGACAGTATGATTTTCAGCGCATTACTATCTCAGGATTTGAGGAAAAGGTTATGTTTGGATATCTGAAAGCCAGAATGGAGCCCCTAACTCCTATGGGAAAAGCTCTCCTTTCTTTTGTGGAGAAAGCTCTCAATGAGGAAAATGTAAATCTGACATAGCATATATAAAACATGATATAAGGATTTTTTATATCATAGGATATAAAAAACCTAATATACCAGATAAAATTTACGAATGATATAATGATTTTGAGATATTATAAAAGTTCCGTTGGATTTTTGGAGGTATATAGATGGGGAGTAAAATTTCTAGACAAACAGAACTATCCATGACGGAAGGCCCCATTGGCAAGATGCTCTTTATTTATACAATGCCCATACTTACTTCTCAGATATTGCAGCAGTTTTATAGTGTGGCAGACGCAGCACTTATAGGTCAATATGTAGGAGTAAATGCATTAGCCGCTGTAGGAATCTCAAGCTTGCTTTTATCCGTAATTATAAATTTTTTCATTGGGATTTCTACTGGAATCAGTGTATTGACTTCACAGCTATTTGGAGCAAAGGAGTATGATAAGCTTAGAGATAATATATCTACTTCTATACTTCTTTGTATAGTAGCAGGTATTGTGATGACCGTAGCAGGACTGGTAGGTACAGATTATTTCTTGGCATGGCTACAGACACCGGGTGAAATCTATCCCTTAGCTCAAATATTTCTACATATCTGTTTTTGGGGAATGGTACCACAGCTTTTATTCAATATCGGAGCAGCTATACTTCGATCATTAGGCAATACTCGTTCTTCTTTGTGGTATCTTGTTCTATCGTCCACGACAAATCTAATACTAAATTTCTGGTTAGTCGCAGGCTGGAATATGGGGATTACAGGTGCGGCACTGGCAACAGTTTTGTCACAGTGGTTATCCGCCCTACTGGTTGTTTCTAAACTATTCAGACTGGATAAAAGATATGCTCTATCCATATCACTGATGAGGTTACAACAAGATGTTTATAAAGAGTTATTATCCAAAGGACTTCCATCCGGTATGCAGGCTATATTTATGAGCATTTCTTCTTTAGTCATTCAGACTTCTATTAATTCCTTTGGCACAGTGGCTGTGGCAGGAATGATCCTATATGCACGTATAGAAGGATTTTTGTATTATCCACTTTTTTCCTTTGGGATGGCTGTCACAGGATTTGTGGGGCAGAACATGGGGGCGCATAAAGAAGATAGAATACATCGAGGAATGTTTCTTGCAATGATAACATCAGTTCTTTTTTCAATTGGTATGAGCATTTTGTTAATCTTCTGTTCGGAACCTGTGCTGAAAGTTTTTACAAGTAATCAAGCAGTAATAGAAAGCGGAAGACAGGCCATCCTATATATTTTTCCTTTTTATTTTTTATACGGAATAAATCAAGTTTACATCGGCGCTATTCGAGGACTTGGTGATACTTCGTACCCTATGATAACCTCGCTATTATTCTATTGCATCTTTCGGGTGACCTTTTGTACGGGAGTGTTGCCATTGTGGCATGATATGAGAGTGATCTATGCCGCATATGACATCAGTTGGATGCTTATAGTAATTCTACTATATTTTCGATTTGAAAAATTGAGTCATAAACTACTAAATGATATTATCATAACTACTTGATCACTAAACTTTAAGGAGCATTTAGTATGTTCCCATAAAGATCCCATCCATTAATTGGTAAATTCTAAAATAAGGTATCATCATAAAAAGACCACTGAAAAATGATAGTAACACCGATAAAATTAGCCAGTATTTGTCTTTACCTGCCCATGTAAGCAGGAGTAATACAGGATTTGTTTTTTTCTCCTTCACTTTGACCATCCTTTCTGCTTAAATTTCCTTTAGTCCAATTACTTTCGTTTTTTTAATATACATCTGATTATCCTCCAAATTTAGTATATATATTGGTATTCACCTTAAAAGATAAGTCACGTCTTTTGCCCGTGCTGCGTATGGCTGCGGCTGTAAATAAGATGGTGGATATCCCTAAATTTTCCCTTCAAAAGAGGAATTTGTCTACCTAATTATGTTATACAAAAGAAACATTGTTAAAGCGTCTTTTGAAAGTCTAATTAAAGATGGAAAAGCCAATAAGGAAACCTTTCGACAGTTTTTGTACAAAGTTTATTTATCCGACAATAACATCTTTGATTATTTGAAGGATGACGAAGTATCCATGCTAAATGCGCGTTGGCCCCCAAAATATTCGGCAGGAAATGCACCCCATGTCCCTATCAGGAGGTCAAAAGCAACGTGTTGCAATAGCCAGTGCCATAGCATCAGAAAGAGAGATAATTATATTTGACGAACCCACAAGTGGATTAGATTTACGACATATGATACAGGTGTCGAATAACCTGAAACAGCTTAAAAATATGGGTAAAACTATTGTAATTATAACCCATGACTTAGAACTCATCTTAAAAATATGTGATTATATTCTACATTTAAGAAATGGAAAGGTACATAAAGAATATTGGCTTGATGAAACAAAGGCCATTAATCTGATGACATTTTTCACGCAACAAGTAATACATAGTGAGATTGTGTAATCATTGAATTCACAATCTCATTTTCCTGCTTTAATCTTTCTTCTTGTTTTTGATACTGAGCAGCAATTTTCATGTGGTTATTTTCATTAATTAAATTTGCAGTTTCTTTAACAGAAAAACCATAGCTCCGATTTAAAACTACCTTTAACAATGACTATTTTGTTTTTGCAGCACTTTCTCCAGCTATTTTTCCAAAAACATTGATATCTAGAAATGCATTACCACCTAACCGATTTGCACCATGAATATGACCGGTTACTTCTCCAGCAGCATAGAAACCAAGAATAGGCTGATCTTCTGCTCCTAATACACGGGCATTCGTATCGATTTTCAGCCCTCCCATTGTATGATGCACCGTTGGGGCACGTTTAGCAGCATAATATGGCGCATTACCCATTTTTTTATCGTATGTTTTTAATCCAAACTCATCTGTCCCACCGTCAACAGTAGCGTTATAGGCATCAAGGGACTTTTGCAAATTACCAGCATCTACATCTATAAGAACCGCTAATTCCTCTAGTGTGTCTGCTTGGTATGTCTTCCCGGTTATCACATTATTTTTTATTGGCTGTTCATCGGGATTGTATCTTGTAGCATCAGCAATAATCCACATAGTACCACCCGGTTGAGCGTAAGTCGCGTCGCATAAGCGGTAAGTCATCACTGCACCAAAACCACCTGTTGCTATAACAATGCCATTTTTAGCAATGATAGCATTAATTATAGTAACCTATAAATGCAATACTTTTAAAACAACCCCGCACATTTGTTTATGGAAACAATGTGCGGGGTTGTATCTATTATAAAGGCTTGTATCATTATGATTAGATTTTGAAGTGGTTAACCTTCGTTAATAGGTCTTCTGCAAGTCGAGCTAATTGATCAGCACTGTGTGTAACTTCTTCCATCGAAGCAAGTAATTGTTCCGAGGAAGCAGCTGTTTGTTCAATACCAGCAGCTGACTCTTCAGAAACAGATGTAATTTCTACAAACGATTGGCTCATTGTTTCGCTATCCTTTGCAATTACAGCTAAATGACTCGATATACTTTGGAACATGGTTACCATAGTACTTACAGATTGATTAATTCCTGTAAACCTTTCACCAGTGATAGTTATTTGTTTAGAGCCTTCTTCCACCACTTCATAACCATTTTGAAGTGAATTCATTACATCATTTGATTCCTTCTGAATACCAGTGACAATTTTTGTAATATCACCAACCGAAGATGTAACCTCTTCAGCTAACTTACGAACTTCATTTGCAACTACTGCAAACCCTTTTCCATGTTCACCTGCTCGTGCAGCCTCAATAGCTGCGTTAAGTGCAAGTAAATTCGTTTGCCCTGCAATCCCTTGAATCACTTCTACTAGCTTTGAAATTTGGTTTGCCTGTTGATCAAGACTTCGTACTTTTTCAACTCCATCTTGTACTATCTGATGGACCATCTCCATTTGAATTATGGATTGTTCCATTGATTCTTGCCCTTTTTCAGTTTGCTCAATGATACCTTGTGACTCATTACGCATGTGTAGGGTACTATTACTAGCCTCAGTTACCTTTTCAACAAAGCCCTCCATTAGCTCAGATATTGTTCCTGAGCTAGTTGCTTGTGATTCTGCTCCTAAAGAAAGCTCCTGCATTGTTGTGGCAATTTGTTTGCTTCCTTCCGTCACCTCGCTTGCTGATTGAATCAAGTATTCACTATTGCTTGACAATTGATCGGTTGCATCAGAAACACTTTTAATTATATCAATTAATGAATCTTGCATTTTCTTTGTGGCATGTACTAGGTCACCGACCTCATCTTTCCTTTTGATAAGGTTTTCAGGCACTGCTTGAGTAAAATCGGCATTAGCAAGTATATTTAGGTGTTTAGATACCTCTGTAATCGGCTTAGCAAGCAGATTGGCTAAGAAAAATGCCGAGACTATGACGAGCAAAACAGCTACTAATATGAGCAACGCTGATGAACGAGCCATGACTTGAATTTCTGAATACACTTCGCTGGTAGGCGCCGTTACTACGATTTTCCATCCAGATTTAGCGACAGTGGAAAATGCTGCAATCTTCTCATCCCCATGGCCATCTGTGTAAGTCACGTAGCCCGTATCGTTGGATAATATTTCCTTCTCAAAAGCTTGCAATGTTTCCTCATTCATACCGACATTGCTATAATTCTCACCTATGATGTCCTGGTCGGGATGATAGATGAAATCGCCATTTGACGATAATAAAAAGCCGAAGCCGGTATCTGCAATTTCAATTTTTCCTACAGTATCAGAAAGTGCATCCAGTCTGACATAGCTGGCAATTAAACCATTAAAATTATTGTCTTGATCAAGTACGGGTACAGCCACAACGATTTGCTTGTTTCCCGTTTCCGCATTTATAATAATATCACTTACTGCGTATTCTTTAGTTTCAGCGACGGCCTTGAAATAATCCCTTTCCTTCAGATTAATACTAGCGACACCGATATTTCCATCCTTGTCCACAACGCTAGCAAGTTCTACATCCGAATCATTTACTTCCAAATGATGCAAAACAGACTGTATGTAATCTAAATCCATTTCTTTAAACTCAGGATAAGCATCGAGATTGTTTGAAAGTTGATCTGCCTTGCTATCAATCCAATCGCTCAGTGAATTCCTATTCAGCTCGGCCAGTGCCGTCTGCTGCTGTTCAATATTATTTTGTAAAAAAGAACTAAACTGACTTGATTGCAAAGCTGCTAAACATAGAAGTGGAATAAGTGCGATGCACAACATACTTAACATAATTTTGAACTTCATGGTCCCAAAAAACTTCATAATATTCATTGTTTCACTCCTCTGTGATGTCTGATTTTTTATATATGGAACATTTACCCCAAAACACCGATAGGTATTAGGGCAATATGTTTACCAAAGTCTTATGTAATGTAATAAACGAAGCACAGCTCTATTTATAATAGTAAAATGATGGAGTAATATGTATTTTTTTGTCGATTTATGTTCATTATATAATCTTACCATATATTTGTAAAGTACTAATAAACAACTTTAAGTCTAATATAATATTGTTCCTGTCACTTAATAATATCTGGAAGAATACAATCACGTAAACCGTCAATAAAAATGGACACGATTACTTATATGATCCATTTTTTGTTTTAGAAAAGTAATTTTCATAATCAGTTTATGAATATTTATGATTTATTTTCCTCCATCGCTCTGCGGATACGATCAGCATTGGATTTTGGCTGTATTTCTGAATAGTATCGATAGCCCTGGATGTTTTTAGCATCATCTTTTTGTGATGGTTTACCAGGTCTATGACGTTCTTGGCTTTTTACTTCAAAGGTGATGTCATAATACTTTACTTTCTTTAAATCCTTTAACTTGATTTTATCGGAGTGATTGCCTTTGCTAGGATTTTAGAGAATATATTCCGACTACCTGCTGCGTGAAAAAGGTCAAGAAAGCCTCCCAAACGATCATCGTTGATTTGCTCTAATGAAATAGGCTGATGGAAAAGTCCTTCAATGTCCTTGTCTTCATAGTATTCTTTAAGTCTATAGATAGGATGATGATCATCGCACATGTTTACAATCATCATCATGGCAAGAACACCATATGGAATTTCCTCGGGTCTACCCGTAGAGCTTGAAAGCGCAGTATTAATCAATGCCGGCACACCAAGTGCTTCACATAGAGTTACAATAAAACCTTCTTTACCAACGTTTTATGTTTCAACGATACTAGGATCAACCATCATGAGAACCTCCTTGAAATATATTCATATGACGGTATTTCGACGCAAAATTGAAAAATCCTTTTTGGAAATTCATTACATTTTAATTCCGTTTTTTCTAATTTAAGTTAAGCGGAATATAAGTTTTATAATTTTTTACGAAACAGAAAAAAACCGGTCAAGGTAAACTTTCACCCCAACTGGCTTGTCAAATTCATTTATTCAATTCTATAATCAATTTTTGTCCCATCAAGCAAATAAGCCTAAATCTTCTTTTTCTTCTTTCATAAGTATATGAATGTGGTTTCCCATCAAACAATAGGCATATATCTTATATTCACTTTTTTTCCTTCCTGTTCTTGGAATTTTTATCACCCTAAGTTATCTTATTATTTTATAAATTCTTCATCAACCGCAAGAACCGTTTCCTTGGTTGTGGTTATAACATGTAGGTTAAGTAAAAGTCATTTTTAAGGAAACCTTTTTAAGTCACTTCTTTTAAATGTCCATTCAGGAGTAGGGATGATCTCTCCCTCAAAGTTTAAAGAGTACCATGGACTCAAGTCCCTATCCATGGGATTTACTAATATCTGTGTTTCTTGAGCTGGCATGTA
Encoded proteins:
- a CDS encoding VOC family protein, with the translated sequence MQFCLDYGEGNEGMVRKAYEALKTDDKIIIPLALREYSPLMVDLIDKYGIRWCLFDF
- a CDS encoding FAD-binding protein; the protein is MTYRLCDATYAQPGGTMWIIADATRYNPDEQPIKNNVITGKTYQADTLEELAVLIDVDAGNLQKSLDAYNATVDGGTDEFGLKTYDKKMGNAPYYAAKRAPTVHHTMGGLKIDTNARVLGAEDQPILGFYAAGEVTGHIHGANRLGGNAFLDINVFGKIAGESAAKTK
- a CDS encoding LysR family transcriptional regulator — translated: MELKQLQYFQVCAEQNSLTRAAEILYTTQPNVSMAIRALEKDVGAKLFIRKSKGVELTECGRRIYDYAMNVLKNVNLISETGRMSDQMTFSIATNPSSNMAVLFSQFYQKNNSSGIHFRYTECGAEQMIEMLHDRKYELGFVFVAENKRRALSQILERKHLEFIPLVMTDMVLYVGKENPLYGRSSILPQELLSLPFAQLEEDYFTINDMLESLMPNQVNGNMLERVMVTNSNHVMIQMLKHTNLCNLGSYWLRDVYRQYDFQRITISGFEEKVMFGYLKARMEPLTPMGKALLSFVEKALNEENVNLT
- a CDS encoding MATE family efflux transporter, encoding MGSKISRQTELSMTEGPIGKMLFIYTMPILTSQILQQFYSVADAALIGQYVGVNALAAVGISSLLLSVIINFFIGISTGISVLTSQLFGAKEYDKLRDNISTSILLCIVAGIVMTVAGLVGTDYFLAWLQTPGEIYPLAQIFLHICFWGMVPQLLFNIGAAILRSLGNTRSSLWYLVLSSTTNLILNFWLVAGWNMGITGAALATVLSQWLSALLVVSKLFRLDKRYALSISLMRLQQDVYKELLSKGLPSGMQAIFMSISSLVIQTSINSFGTVAVAGMILYARIEGFLYYPLFSFGMAVTGFVGQNMGAHKEDRIHRGMFLAMITSVLFSIGMSILLIFCSEPVLKVFTSNQAVIESGRQAILYIFPFYFLYGINQVYIGAIRGLGDTSYPMITSLLFYCIFRVTFCTGVLPLWHDMRVIYAAYDISWMLIVILLYFRFEKLSHKLLNDIIITT
- a CDS encoding HAMP domain-containing sensor histidine kinase, with amino-acid sequence MVLIIILLLVNYSLFASASMVYPANYSEKVIQKNYEELKNTPKVTMDLLTPMSSFGVYSEDGHFLYGNFSSENKKINWDSYSKGDKSIGLSNYIISIAREKDILIINYPLTMHFRSEKLRSVLPNAEVAIIFLFFLQLITIIVLWSNRFAKRVNSELKALLITTEKIQEQNLDFNVGNSNIEEIGMVLKGIEKMKNSLKIALEEQWLLEKQKREQVSALAHDIKNPLTIVKGNTELLKETELTKEQKNYCNYIKESSEQMHEYIQELLTFTKNEIDKEHPNENIKVIKVLNSLKSQSEALSKIKNINLVWKIDIEENQYIKGNENELERAMMNIIINAFDFSPNGSTIAMYGAADNCELTIQVIDQGNGFSKKMLRYGKEQFFMENESRTKTGHHGLGLYIANTAPEPERQQS
- a CDS encoding ABC transporter ATP-binding protein; this translates as MSLISRFGDVTEGSITINQQDIKDVSPDALASQIAVVFQDVYLLHDTVGNNIKIGKPEATEDEIIEAAKAAHCHDLIVAMEQGYDTVIGEGGSTLSGGERQRVSIARALLKNAPIVLLDETTSSLDADNEREIQRAFKRLMQGKTVFVIAHRLNTIINADNIIVLEKGK
- a CDS encoding C45 family peptidase, producing MKGKVIILKTTTAYYKNFEGDSYQIGVSLGKWALSQPEMLKAMLLPANAYPQKKLQEITDLLDKYCRGANEEIQGFADTVGIELGQALFYAMTYLERGCSLMAALPAKTEEGHTILARNYEFSDEM
- a CDS encoding GyrI-like domain-containing protein; this encodes MCQKQFTGGKYARFTHTGKVDTLLQSYQYIWGTWLFVSNVELEVQDDFECYNERFLGADNLQSQIDIYFPIK
- a CDS encoding ATP-binding cassette domain-containing protein, producing MRVGPQNIRQEMHPMSLSGGQKQRVAIASAIASEREIIIFDEPTSGLDLRHMIQVSNNLKQLKNMGKTIVIITHDLELILKICDYILHLRNGKVHKEYWLDETKAINLMTFFTQQVIHSEIV